In Phocoena sinus isolate mPhoSin1 chromosome 10, mPhoSin1.pri, whole genome shotgun sequence, a single genomic region encodes these proteins:
- the JOSD1 gene encoding josephin-1 produces the protein MSCVPWKGDKAKSESLELPQAAPLQIYHEKQRRELCALHALNNVFQDSNAFTRDTLQEIFQRLSPNTMVTPHKKSMLGNGNYDVNVIMAALQTKGYEAVWWDKRRDVGAIALTNVMGFIMNLPSSLCWGPLKLPLKRQHWICVREVGGAYYNLDSKLKMPEWIGGEGELRKFLKHHLRGKNCELLLVVPEEVEAHQSWRADV, from the exons ATGAGTTGCGTGCCATGGAAAGGAGACAAGGCCAAATCCGAATCATTGGAGCTGCCCCAGGCTGCACCCCTACAAATCTACCATGAGAAACAGCGCAGGGAGCTTTGTGCTCTGCACGCCCTCAATAACGTCTTCCAGGACAGCAATGCCTTCACCCGGGACACGCTGCAAGAGATTTTCCAGAG GTTGTCTCCAAACACCATGGTGACCCCCCACAAGAAGAGCATGCTGGGAAATGGGAACTACGATGTGAACGTCATTATGGCAGCACTTCAAACCAAAGGCTATGAAGCTGTTTGGTGGGACAAGCGCAG GGATGTCGGCGCCATTGCTCTCACTAACGTTATGGGCTTCATCATGAATCTGCCCTCCAGCCTGTGTTGGGGTCCACTGAAGTTGCCACTCAAAAGGCAGCACTGGATCTGTGTTCGAGAGGTGGGAGGTGCCTACTACAACCTCGACTCCAAACTGAAGATGCCCGAATGGATTGGAGGCGAGGGCGAGCTCAG gaaatttttaaaacatcatttgcGAGGAAAGAACTGTGAACTCCTGCTGGTGGTACCAGAAGAGGTGGAGGCCCATCAGAGTTGGAGGGCTGATGTGTAA